A genomic region of Tamandua tetradactyla isolate mTamTet1 chromosome 2, mTamTet1.pri, whole genome shotgun sequence contains the following coding sequences:
- the AKNA gene encoding microtubule organization protein AKNA isoform X1, with protein sequence MASSGPEAHWAGPGLGQGPRRQRWAWAKEEKDGGGRDTHSWEEDGSLPDATSPELLEDLCSAQQHQLSLEWDPQPAGPQDSQSGDSAGEGEADPASCPALPPPKSVTWKPMSHLLCREDIEAEDVDSPESSNLPLNWFPQLDQLDMTEEEPDEALRSPQETEEAGENFPRLGYKAELCLKDNGSTSCMDLEQGQTRGWMVSGNSANKNKLSEHSEVSPSIDLQSAGSWSSGTVSLGHASDSLTSTWEGEPEGPQPTSLVETLPQSRSSHLLDPNNRTGGSVAQATPTGFHDSSAALPESLLCPGDGWKDATSLSCPQLRDQAWKRARTSTKALPSRFTGSISSLSLQPRPAQQDRQPRPPRQGAALASHSSDGSKYGRGQLNYPLPDFSKVGPRVRFPKDDSYQPPKARSHGRQCQGPVRPLIFKSPAEIVREVLLSSGETYPAKDPPPTHPITRVPQEFQTPEQATELVHQLQEDYHKLLTKYAEAENTIDQLRLGAKVNLYSDLPQPSPSLHVGKVSQGTKVLSFTIPQPRTAEWQPGPSGAPQASKAAGWQSAPGDLSPSSPTGTSTPTRLLENQGLARDQPSGEQTQALASQASRFLTTVKCFEGLMQAGRLTPQDQLKGFQQLKAAHAALEEQYLEACRKQPHLEQQLAGSQGTRRKFDPDRELEAEIFQLGILLEELKDHMEQSQQESEQTGSDAALDSPPATPSPCRPACPPSPSTQAPTPTVQMSHSEAAEIEPGSPAWQPNATRTSPCPLHVDMNLSSSSSEVKDRPRDLPAPLKHKELQMEQDFHGLLEQYLSVKSLPESIRLEEEEEQGCTLEVDGLVPAPRKAEPTRLPQQQLPRETMEQVVSVKPPGFQTSVDRDGHPPGLGKAEAAPLGPGMLPHPQTTKPTPSHQSSTTSLAGSGISERLPQKSFRPAGDVPLEEPWMASPETDSGFVGSETSRVSPLAQTPEHRLSHSSNPGTSGQPFTASVPQDGASHLSARDPPVPRTAAELSKPRSRAQRRLPSPGCPLQQKMPVAEMVVPGSGFQGRKRISEQLLPSRAVSPPPRPAPAATPLTDGPAETTSSLLLSRTERDRAIRKLQEEVSRLRLRLEDSLHQPPQGSPKRPASIFIRPTQDRDRHPADSLAAWGSYCGSKSAERLSGEPGDAEQAFPAGRRRARSSSVPREVSRLSLNSESEPTSLRLSSEKRRVAEDSPQAGRDGMRGGGSSRRRDRVIFQGHYTGQEYHLLSPKTVPRGSGTVSCPHCRPARTQDTGGAATRDPQGSSPPDTLRCPLCRRVGPRLEGDGPDSATSGVSSLAGAEKAATRRNAPSNSSPKQRSKQPGSPPWLPPGLWYLAAAPPVPASPAFAYISAVPIVPYPPASVYYAPPGPTSAPTARASAERPPQPPPAAHQLPLDDLRQLDEALGCAVRAAKSVRCTSQRMSRSLLAALRQAHGPRGSCLS encoded by the exons ATGGCCAGCTCGGGCCCTGAGGCCCACTGGGCAGGgccaggcctggggcaggggcccCGGCGGCAGCGCTGGGCCTGGGCCAAGGAGGAGAAGGATGGTGGTGGGAGAGACACCCACAGCTGGGAAGAAGACGGGTCGCTTCCCGATGCCACCAGCCCCGAgctcctggaggacctctgctcGGCCCAGCAGCACCAGCTGTCCCTGGAGTGGGATCCACAGCCTGCCGGACCTCAGGATTCCCAGTCTGGAGACTCTGCGGGAGAGGGTGAGGCTGACCCCGCCTCCTGCCCAGCGTTACCTCCCCCCAAGTCTGTCACATGGAAGCCCATGTCCCACCTTCTGTGCAGGGAGG ATATTGAAGCAGAAGATGTGGACAGCCCAGAAAGTTCCAACTTACCTCTCAACTGGTTCCCCCAGCTGGATCAATTGGACATGACTGAAGAGGAGCCTGACGAAGCCCTTAGAAGTCCGCAGGAGACTGAGGAAGCTGGAGAGAATTTCCCAAGATTGGGGTACAAAGCTGAACTCTGCTTGAAGGACAATGGAAGCACTAGCTGCATGGATCTGGAGCAGGGGCAGACCAGAGGCTGGATGGTCTCTGGCAACTCAGCCAATAAAAACAAGCTTTCGGAACATTCTGAGGTCAGCCCATCTATTGACCTCCAGTCTGCAGGATCCTGGAGCAGTGGGACCGTGAGCCTTGGGCATGCCAGTGATAGCCTCACTTCCACCTGGGAAGGAGAGCCTGAAGGCCCCCAGCCCACTTCTCTGGTAGAAACTCTACCACAGAGCCGTAGCAGCCACCTCCTAGATCCAAACAACAGAACTGGAGGCAGCGTTGCTCAGGCAACCCCCACAGGGTTCCATGATTCCTCAGCAGCCCTACCCGAGAGCCTCCTGTGTCCTGGAGATGGATGGAAAGATGCTACCAGCCTATCCTGCCCTCAGCTCAGGGATCAAGCCTGGAAGCGGGCAAGGACATCTACTAAGGCACTTCCTTCCCGATTCACTGGCTCCATCAGCTCCTTGAGTCTTCAGCCTAGGCCAGCCCAGCAGGACAGACAACCCAGGCCACCCAGGCAGGGAGCCGCTCTGGCTAGCCACTCTTCTGATGGCTCCAAGTACGGCCGGGGGCAATTGAACTACCCACTCCCTGATTTCTCCAAGGTGGGACCCCGGGTGAGGTTCCCCAAAGATGATAGCTACCAACCCCCCAAGGCCAGGAGCCATGGTAGACAGTGTCAAGGTCCTGTCAGACCCCTGATCTTTAAGTCACCTGCAGAGATTGTGAGGGAGGTACTGCTGAGCAGTGGAGAAACCTACCCAGCAAAGGACCCACCCCCTACTCACCCTATCACCAGGGTACCCCAAGAATTCCAGACACCTGAACAAGCCACCGAGCTGGTCCATCAACTCCAG GAGGACTACCACAAGCTGCTCACCAAGTATGCTGAGGCTGAGAACACCATCGATCAGCTGCGTCTCGGGGCCAAG GTGAACCTGTACTCGgacctgccccagcccagccccagcctgcaCGTGGGGAAGGTGTCCCAGGGCACCAAGGTCTTGTCCTTCACCATCCCACAGCCCCGCACGGCAGAGTGGCAGCCAGGCCCCTCCGGGGCTCCTCAGGCCTCCAAGGCCGCAG GTTGGCAGTCGGCGCCAGGAGACCTGAGCCCCTCCTCGCCCACCGGCACCTCCACCCCAACCCGGCTTCTGGAGAACCAGGGCCTCGCCAGGGACCAGCCCTCAGGGGAGCAGACCCAGGCCCTGGCCTCTCAGGCCAGCCGGTTCCTGACCACG GTGAAGTGCTTTGAAGGGCTGATGCAGGCAGGACGGCTCACGCCCCAGGACCAACTTAAG GGCTTCCAGCAGCTGAAGGCTGCCCACGCTGCCTTGGAGGAGCAGTACCTGGAGGCCTGCAGGAAGCAGccacatctggagcagcagctTGCGGGCTCCCAGGGGACCCGTCGGAAATTTGATCCTGACAG GGAGCTGGAGGCTGAGATATTCCAGCTGGGAATTCTCCTGGAAGAGCTGAAGGACCACATGGAGCAGAGCCAGCAGGAGTCTGAGCAAACCGGGTCAGACGCTGCTCTGGACAGCCCCCCAGCCACACCCTCACCCTGCAGGCCAGCCTGCCCGCCCTCTCCTTCCACACAAGCCCCCACACCAACTGTCCAGATGTCCCACTCAGAG gcagcagaaattgaacccgggtctccagcatggcag CCCAATGCCACCAGGACTAGCCCCTGCCCTTTGCACGTGGATATGAACCTGAGCTCTTCCAGCAGCGAGGTGAAAGACAGACCACGGGACCTCCCGGCCCCGCTCAAGCACAAGGAACTGCAGATGGAGCAAGACTTCCATGGCCTCCTGGAGCA ATACCTCAGTGTGAAGTCTCTTCCAGAATCTATCaggctggaggaggaggaagagcaggGGTGCACCCTGGAAGTTGATGGTTTGGTTCCAGCTCCAAGGAAAGCGGAGCCAACCAGGCTTCCCCAACAGCAGCTCCCAAG GGAAACTATGGAGCAGGTGGTAAGTGTGAAGCCGCCGGGCTTCCAGACTTCCGTGGACAGAGACGGGCACCCTCCAGGCCTGGGCAAGGCCGAGGCAGCTCCTCTGGGCCCTGGCATGTTGCCCCACCCTCAGACCACCAAGCCTACACCGTCCCACCAGAGCAGCACGACCAGCCTGGCGGGAAGTGGCATCTCAGAACGCCTTCCCCAGAAGTCCTTCCGCCCAGCTGGTGATGTCCCCCTGGAG GAGCCCTGGATGGCATCTCCGGAGACAGACAGTGGCTTTGTGGGCTCAGAAACCAGCAGAGTGTCACCCCTCGCTCAGACCCCGGAGCACCGGCTCTCCCACAGCAG CAACCCAGGGACATCAGGCCAGCCTTTCACGGCATCTGTGCCCCAGGATGGAGCTTCCCACCTCTCGGCCAGGGATCCCCCAGTCCCCAGAACAGCTGCTGAGCTGAGCAAACCCAGGAGCCGAGCCCAGAGGCGTCTCCCCAGCCCAGGCTGTCCTCTCCAGCAGAAGATGCCAGTGGCAGAGATGG TGGTCCCTGGCTCGGGGTTTCAGGGGCGGAAGAGGATTTCTGAGCAGCTCCTCCCCAGCAGGGCAGTCAGCCCACCCCCACGGCCGGCCCCTGCAGCCACCCCTCTGACCGATGGGCCCGCAGAAACCACCTCCAGCCTCCTCCTCAGCAGGACAGAGCGAGA CCGAGCCATCCGCAAGCTGCAAGAGGAGGTGTCCCGGCTCCGCCTGCGACTGGAGGACAGCCTGCACCAGCCACCCCAGGGCAGCCCAAAGCGCCCGGCGTCCATCTTCATCCGTCCCACCCAGGACCGGGACCGTCACCCAGCGGATTCCTTAGCTGCCTGGGGCTCCTACTGTGGCAG TAAATCTGCAGAGAGATTGTCTGGTGAGCCTGGAGATGCAGAACAAGCTTTCCCTGCAGGAAGGCGGCGAGCCAGGTCCTCCTCGGTGCCTCGGGAGGTATCCCGACTGTCCCTGA ACTCTGAGTCTGAGCCGACCTCCCTCCGTCTCTCCTCTGAGAAGAGGAGGGTGGCTGAGGACAGCCCGCAGGCCGGCCGGGATGGAATGAGAGGAGGAGGCAGCTCCAGGCGGCGAGACAGGGTCATCTTCCAGGGCCACTACACAG GCCAGGAATACCATCTTCTGTCCCCTAAGACTGTCCCGAGAGGCAGTGGCACAGTTTCCTGTCCCCACTGCCGGCCTGCTAGGACCCAGGACACAG gtgGTGCTGCCACCAGGGATCCACAAGGATCGTCTCCACCTGATACCCTGCGATGTCCCCTGTGTCGTCGAGTTGGGCCCCGCCTGGAGGGGGATGGCCCAGACTCTGCCACCTCTG gtgtttCCTCCCTGGCAGGGGCTGAAAAAGCTGCCACAAGAAGAAATGCACCTTCAAATTCCAGCCCCAAGCAGAGGAGCAAGCAGCCAGGGTCACCGCCCTGGCTGCCTCCTGGGCTGTGGTACCTGGCAGCCGCTCCCCCAGTGCCAGCCTCTCCAGCCTTTGCCTACATCTCCGCGGTTCCTATCGTGCCTTATCCACCAGCCTCTGT GTACTACGCACCCCCAGGACCTACCTCAGCGCCCACAGCCAGAGCATCTGCAGAGCGGCCCCCACAGCCTCCTCCCGCCGCCCACCAGCTCCCCCTGGACGACCTGCGGCAGCTGGACGAGGCCCTGGGCTGTGCCGTCCGGGCTGCCAAGAGCGTGCGCTGCACCAGCCAGCGGATGAGCCGCTCCCTGCTGGCCGCCCTGCGCCAGGCCCACGGCCCACGGGGCTCCTGCCTCTCCTGA
- the AKNA gene encoding microtubule organization protein AKNA isoform X2, with translation MASSGPEAHWAGPGLGQGPRRQRWAWAKEEKDGGGRDTHSWEEDGSLPDATSPELLEDLCSAQQHQLSLEWDPQPAGPQDSQSGDSAGEGEADPASCPALPPPKSVTWKPMSHLLCREDIEAEDVDSPESSNLPLNWFPQLDQLDMTEEEPDEALRSPQETEEAGENFPRLGYKAELCLKDNGSTSCMDLEQGQTRGWMVSGNSANKNKLSEHSEVSPSIDLQSAGSWSSGTVSLGHASDSLTSTWEGEPEGPQPTSLVETLPQSRSSHLLDPNNRTGGSVAQATPTGFHDSSAALPESLLCPGDGWKDATSLSCPQLRDQAWKRARTSTKALPSRFTGSISSLSLQPRPAQQDRQPRPPRQGAALASHSSDGSKYGRGQLNYPLPDFSKVGPRVRFPKDDSYQPPKARSHGRQCQGPVRPLIFKSPAEIVREVLLSSGETYPAKDPPPTHPITRVPQEFQTPEQATELVHQLQEDYHKLLTKYAEAENTIDQLRLGAKVNLYSDLPQPSPSLHVGKVSQGTKVLSFTIPQPRTAEWQPGPSGAPQASKAAGWQSAPGDLSPSSPTGTSTPTRLLENQGLARDQPSGEQTQALASQASRFLTTVKCFEGLMQAGRLTPQDQLKGFQQLKAAHAALEEQYLEACRKQPHLEQQLAGSQGTRRKFDPDRELEAEIFQLGILLEELKDHMEQSQQESEQTGSDAALDSPPATPSPCRPACPPSPSTQAPTPTVQMSHSEAAEIEPGSPAWQPNATRTSPCPLHVDMNLSSSSSEVKDRPRDLPAPLKHKELQMEQDFHGLLEQYLSVKSLPESIRLEEEEEQGCTLEVDGLVPAPRKAEPTRLPQQQLPRETMEQVVSVKPPGFQTSVDRDGHPPGLGKAEAAPLGPGMLPHPQTTKPTPSHQSSTTSLAGSGISERLPQKSFRPAGDVPLEEPWMASPETDSGFVGSETSRVSPLAQTPEHRLSHSSNPGTSGQPFTASVPQDGASHLSARDPPVPRTAAELSKPRSRAQRRLPSPGCPLQQKMPVAEMVVPGSGFQGRKRISEQLLPSRAVSPPPRPAPAATPLTDGPAETTSSLLLSRTERDRAIRKLQEEVSRLRLRLEDSLHQPPQGSPKRPASIFIRPTQDRDRHPADSLAAWGSYCGSKSAERLSGEPGDAEQAFPAGRRRARSSSVPREVSRLSLNSESEPTSLRLSSEKRRVAEDSPQAGRDGMRGGGSSRRRDRVIFQGHYTGQEYHLLSPKTVPRGSGTVSCPHCRPARTQDTGGAATRDPQGSSPPDTLRCPLCRRVGPRLEGDGPDSATSGAEKAATRRNAPSNSSPKQRSKQPGSPPWLPPGLWYLAAAPPVPASPAFAYISAVPIVPYPPASVYYAPPGPTSAPTARASAERPPQPPPAAHQLPLDDLRQLDEALGCAVRAAKSVRCTSQRMSRSLLAALRQAHGPRGSCLS, from the exons ATGGCCAGCTCGGGCCCTGAGGCCCACTGGGCAGGgccaggcctggggcaggggcccCGGCGGCAGCGCTGGGCCTGGGCCAAGGAGGAGAAGGATGGTGGTGGGAGAGACACCCACAGCTGGGAAGAAGACGGGTCGCTTCCCGATGCCACCAGCCCCGAgctcctggaggacctctgctcGGCCCAGCAGCACCAGCTGTCCCTGGAGTGGGATCCACAGCCTGCCGGACCTCAGGATTCCCAGTCTGGAGACTCTGCGGGAGAGGGTGAGGCTGACCCCGCCTCCTGCCCAGCGTTACCTCCCCCCAAGTCTGTCACATGGAAGCCCATGTCCCACCTTCTGTGCAGGGAGG ATATTGAAGCAGAAGATGTGGACAGCCCAGAAAGTTCCAACTTACCTCTCAACTGGTTCCCCCAGCTGGATCAATTGGACATGACTGAAGAGGAGCCTGACGAAGCCCTTAGAAGTCCGCAGGAGACTGAGGAAGCTGGAGAGAATTTCCCAAGATTGGGGTACAAAGCTGAACTCTGCTTGAAGGACAATGGAAGCACTAGCTGCATGGATCTGGAGCAGGGGCAGACCAGAGGCTGGATGGTCTCTGGCAACTCAGCCAATAAAAACAAGCTTTCGGAACATTCTGAGGTCAGCCCATCTATTGACCTCCAGTCTGCAGGATCCTGGAGCAGTGGGACCGTGAGCCTTGGGCATGCCAGTGATAGCCTCACTTCCACCTGGGAAGGAGAGCCTGAAGGCCCCCAGCCCACTTCTCTGGTAGAAACTCTACCACAGAGCCGTAGCAGCCACCTCCTAGATCCAAACAACAGAACTGGAGGCAGCGTTGCTCAGGCAACCCCCACAGGGTTCCATGATTCCTCAGCAGCCCTACCCGAGAGCCTCCTGTGTCCTGGAGATGGATGGAAAGATGCTACCAGCCTATCCTGCCCTCAGCTCAGGGATCAAGCCTGGAAGCGGGCAAGGACATCTACTAAGGCACTTCCTTCCCGATTCACTGGCTCCATCAGCTCCTTGAGTCTTCAGCCTAGGCCAGCCCAGCAGGACAGACAACCCAGGCCACCCAGGCAGGGAGCCGCTCTGGCTAGCCACTCTTCTGATGGCTCCAAGTACGGCCGGGGGCAATTGAACTACCCACTCCCTGATTTCTCCAAGGTGGGACCCCGGGTGAGGTTCCCCAAAGATGATAGCTACCAACCCCCCAAGGCCAGGAGCCATGGTAGACAGTGTCAAGGTCCTGTCAGACCCCTGATCTTTAAGTCACCTGCAGAGATTGTGAGGGAGGTACTGCTGAGCAGTGGAGAAACCTACCCAGCAAAGGACCCACCCCCTACTCACCCTATCACCAGGGTACCCCAAGAATTCCAGACACCTGAACAAGCCACCGAGCTGGTCCATCAACTCCAG GAGGACTACCACAAGCTGCTCACCAAGTATGCTGAGGCTGAGAACACCATCGATCAGCTGCGTCTCGGGGCCAAG GTGAACCTGTACTCGgacctgccccagcccagccccagcctgcaCGTGGGGAAGGTGTCCCAGGGCACCAAGGTCTTGTCCTTCACCATCCCACAGCCCCGCACGGCAGAGTGGCAGCCAGGCCCCTCCGGGGCTCCTCAGGCCTCCAAGGCCGCAG GTTGGCAGTCGGCGCCAGGAGACCTGAGCCCCTCCTCGCCCACCGGCACCTCCACCCCAACCCGGCTTCTGGAGAACCAGGGCCTCGCCAGGGACCAGCCCTCAGGGGAGCAGACCCAGGCCCTGGCCTCTCAGGCCAGCCGGTTCCTGACCACG GTGAAGTGCTTTGAAGGGCTGATGCAGGCAGGACGGCTCACGCCCCAGGACCAACTTAAG GGCTTCCAGCAGCTGAAGGCTGCCCACGCTGCCTTGGAGGAGCAGTACCTGGAGGCCTGCAGGAAGCAGccacatctggagcagcagctTGCGGGCTCCCAGGGGACCCGTCGGAAATTTGATCCTGACAG GGAGCTGGAGGCTGAGATATTCCAGCTGGGAATTCTCCTGGAAGAGCTGAAGGACCACATGGAGCAGAGCCAGCAGGAGTCTGAGCAAACCGGGTCAGACGCTGCTCTGGACAGCCCCCCAGCCACACCCTCACCCTGCAGGCCAGCCTGCCCGCCCTCTCCTTCCACACAAGCCCCCACACCAACTGTCCAGATGTCCCACTCAGAG gcagcagaaattgaacccgggtctccagcatggcag CCCAATGCCACCAGGACTAGCCCCTGCCCTTTGCACGTGGATATGAACCTGAGCTCTTCCAGCAGCGAGGTGAAAGACAGACCACGGGACCTCCCGGCCCCGCTCAAGCACAAGGAACTGCAGATGGAGCAAGACTTCCATGGCCTCCTGGAGCA ATACCTCAGTGTGAAGTCTCTTCCAGAATCTATCaggctggaggaggaggaagagcaggGGTGCACCCTGGAAGTTGATGGTTTGGTTCCAGCTCCAAGGAAAGCGGAGCCAACCAGGCTTCCCCAACAGCAGCTCCCAAG GGAAACTATGGAGCAGGTGGTAAGTGTGAAGCCGCCGGGCTTCCAGACTTCCGTGGACAGAGACGGGCACCCTCCAGGCCTGGGCAAGGCCGAGGCAGCTCCTCTGGGCCCTGGCATGTTGCCCCACCCTCAGACCACCAAGCCTACACCGTCCCACCAGAGCAGCACGACCAGCCTGGCGGGAAGTGGCATCTCAGAACGCCTTCCCCAGAAGTCCTTCCGCCCAGCTGGTGATGTCCCCCTGGAG GAGCCCTGGATGGCATCTCCGGAGACAGACAGTGGCTTTGTGGGCTCAGAAACCAGCAGAGTGTCACCCCTCGCTCAGACCCCGGAGCACCGGCTCTCCCACAGCAG CAACCCAGGGACATCAGGCCAGCCTTTCACGGCATCTGTGCCCCAGGATGGAGCTTCCCACCTCTCGGCCAGGGATCCCCCAGTCCCCAGAACAGCTGCTGAGCTGAGCAAACCCAGGAGCCGAGCCCAGAGGCGTCTCCCCAGCCCAGGCTGTCCTCTCCAGCAGAAGATGCCAGTGGCAGAGATGG TGGTCCCTGGCTCGGGGTTTCAGGGGCGGAAGAGGATTTCTGAGCAGCTCCTCCCCAGCAGGGCAGTCAGCCCACCCCCACGGCCGGCCCCTGCAGCCACCCCTCTGACCGATGGGCCCGCAGAAACCACCTCCAGCCTCCTCCTCAGCAGGACAGAGCGAGA CCGAGCCATCCGCAAGCTGCAAGAGGAGGTGTCCCGGCTCCGCCTGCGACTGGAGGACAGCCTGCACCAGCCACCCCAGGGCAGCCCAAAGCGCCCGGCGTCCATCTTCATCCGTCCCACCCAGGACCGGGACCGTCACCCAGCGGATTCCTTAGCTGCCTGGGGCTCCTACTGTGGCAG TAAATCTGCAGAGAGATTGTCTGGTGAGCCTGGAGATGCAGAACAAGCTTTCCCTGCAGGAAGGCGGCGAGCCAGGTCCTCCTCGGTGCCTCGGGAGGTATCCCGACTGTCCCTGA ACTCTGAGTCTGAGCCGACCTCCCTCCGTCTCTCCTCTGAGAAGAGGAGGGTGGCTGAGGACAGCCCGCAGGCCGGCCGGGATGGAATGAGAGGAGGAGGCAGCTCCAGGCGGCGAGACAGGGTCATCTTCCAGGGCCACTACACAG GCCAGGAATACCATCTTCTGTCCCCTAAGACTGTCCCGAGAGGCAGTGGCACAGTTTCCTGTCCCCACTGCCGGCCTGCTAGGACCCAGGACACAG gtgGTGCTGCCACCAGGGATCCACAAGGATCGTCTCCACCTGATACCCTGCGATGTCCCCTGTGTCGTCGAGTTGGGCCCCGCCTGGAGGGGGATGGCCCAGACTCTGCCACCTCTG GGGCTGAAAAAGCTGCCACAAGAAGAAATGCACCTTCAAATTCCAGCCCCAAGCAGAGGAGCAAGCAGCCAGGGTCACCGCCCTGGCTGCCTCCTGGGCTGTGGTACCTGGCAGCCGCTCCCCCAGTGCCAGCCTCTCCAGCCTTTGCCTACATCTCCGCGGTTCCTATCGTGCCTTATCCACCAGCCTCTGT GTACTACGCACCCCCAGGACCTACCTCAGCGCCCACAGCCAGAGCATCTGCAGAGCGGCCCCCACAGCCTCCTCCCGCCGCCCACCAGCTCCCCCTGGACGACCTGCGGCAGCTGGACGAGGCCCTGGGCTGTGCCGTCCGGGCTGCCAAGAGCGTGCGCTGCACCAGCCAGCGGATGAGCCGCTCCCTGCTGGCCGCCCTGCGCCAGGCCCACGGCCCACGGGGCTCCTGCCTCTCCTGA